One part of the Halodesulfovibrio sp. MK-HDV genome encodes these proteins:
- a CDS encoding M48 family metallopeptidase, producing the protein MTFLIILILFFIIGTWGLETWASKLNLQSLEQPIPAAFEHAVNTQKYEKSQAYTRRNEKLSFISGFVNVVAVVLCMMLGIFNIFNEWATALATGQIVQGLAFLGIVSVASMFLSLPFSIYKTFVIEEEYGFNRTTPKLFIADRFKGILLAVVLGAPLAAGIIWFFQTFSTFGWLIAWGFSTAFMFAVQYVAPIWIMPLFNKFTPLEDGDLRQAIEDFAQKNGFNISGIYIIDGSKRSNKANAFFTGFGKQKRIALFDTLVKSMSTEEIVGVLAHEIGHCKLNHIKRMFLTSIVTTGITFFCLSLVLGYEPLYAAFHVEHMTIAVGMVLFNFLYTPLSLLMTIFASHQSRKYEFEADAFAARTTGNPSALSGALIKLSVNSLSNLTPHPAYVFLHYSHPPVVARLDALEKVAT; encoded by the coding sequence ATGACCTTTTTGATCATTCTTATTCTTTTTTTCATCATCGGCACTTGGGGGCTTGAAACGTGGGCGAGCAAGCTGAACCTACAGTCTCTGGAGCAACCTATTCCCGCTGCATTTGAACATGCAGTGAACACACAGAAATATGAAAAATCTCAAGCGTACACTCGCCGAAACGAGAAACTTTCGTTTATCTCCGGTTTTGTTAACGTCGTCGCCGTAGTGCTCTGCATGATGCTGGGCATTTTCAATATCTTTAATGAATGGGCAACAGCCCTTGCTACTGGACAAATTGTGCAGGGATTAGCATTTCTGGGCATTGTCTCTGTCGCCTCCATGTTTCTTTCACTTCCGTTTTCCATCTACAAAACATTTGTGATTGAAGAAGAATACGGATTCAACCGCACCACGCCAAAGCTCTTCATTGCAGACCGTTTTAAAGGCATTCTGCTGGCCGTTGTTCTCGGTGCACCACTTGCTGCGGGTATTATCTGGTTTTTCCAGACATTTTCCACATTCGGCTGGCTCATCGCTTGGGGATTCTCCACAGCATTCATGTTTGCGGTGCAGTACGTTGCGCCAATCTGGATTATGCCGCTGTTTAATAAATTTACTCCGCTGGAAGACGGAGATTTGCGACAGGCAATTGAAGATTTTGCACAAAAAAACGGATTTAATATTTCCGGCATCTATATAATAGATGGTTCCAAGCGCTCCAACAAAGCAAACGCCTTCTTCACAGGGTTCGGCAAGCAGAAACGTATTGCGCTGTTCGATACGCTTGTAAAATCCATGAGCACGGAAGAAATCGTCGGAGTTCTTGCCCACGAGATCGGCCATTGCAAGCTGAACCACATTAAACGTATGTTTCTTACCAGTATTGTGACAACAGGAATTACATTCTTCTGCCTGTCTTTGGTGCTTGGGTACGAGCCTCTGTATGCAGCATTTCACGTTGAGCACATGACGATTGCGGTCGGAATGGTACTTTTCAACTTCCTCTACACACCGCTTTCTCTTCTTATGACGATTTTTGCTTCGCATCAGTCCCGTAAGTATGAATTTGAAGCTGATGCGTTTGCAGCCAGAACAACCGGAAATCCTTCTGCACTGTCGGGTGCGCTCATTAAACTTTCTGTTAACAGCCTTTCAAACCTGACACCGCACCCTGCATACGTATTCCTGCACTACTCGCACCCGCCTGTTGTTGCACGACTTGACGCACTGGAAAAAGTGGCAACATAA